One part of the Vitis riparia cultivar Riparia Gloire de Montpellier isolate 1030 chromosome 15, EGFV_Vit.rip_1.0, whole genome shotgun sequence genome encodes these proteins:
- the LOC117931683 gene encoding glutamyl-tRNA(Gln) amidotransferase subunit A-like: MLWGILLPTSLSLPWIRLLYYFCLLFLISSNRLLAGTGTIMDSGENSPKNNGECSEKINEVSPLKCAFAIFDADFFNDAKIAEIEKGATELNIPISRANRKLVAAVNGGLHDPSYLVFNPEWGNEQVQSKTKRFSYPSLSGIQRPESEEDIAFMTVLELGELIKTKQITSEELTRIFLHRLKRYNHVLEAVVTYTEELAYKQAKEADEMLARGIYLGPLHGIPYGLKDIISVPQYKTTWGSKTFKDQVLDIEASVFKKLKSAGAVLVAKLATGSLAYGGIWFGGRTRNPWNIEEYPIGSSAAAAASTSAGMVPFAIGSETCGSITFPAASCGVTALRPTFGAVGRTGVMSISESLDKIGPFCRSAVDCTIILDAILGKDPDDPSSKDISLDDPFSVDITNLTVGYLDDAEMEVVHILESKGVKMVPFKLNYTVNHVQGILNFAMDVDMLAHFDEWQRSGEDDFYEAQDLWPVELRRARMIPAVDYVQAQRARGKLIREIRESFTVDAFIGNATDWEKVCIGNLVGMPLVIVPTGFTKISNPPPDGSRRRSTITTGIYAPPNHDHIALALAMAYQSVTEHHRQRPPIDDLGPNDLYS; the protein is encoded by the exons ATGTTGTGGGGCATCCTTCTTCCCACCTCACTCTCACTCCCATGGATACGTTTGCTTTATTATTTTTGCCTCCTCTTTCTCATCTCATCCAACCGTCTTCTCGCCGGGACTGGAACAATTATG GACAGTGGGGAGAACAGCCCTAAAAACAATGGTGAATGCTCGGAAAAGATTAATGAAGTCTCACCACTTAAATGTGCATTTGCAATATTTGATGCCGACTTCTTCAATGATGCTAAG ataGCCGAGATTGAGAAGGGTGCAACTGAGCTGAATATCCCTATATCAAGAGCCAATCGTAAGTTAGTTGCTGCTGTTAATGGAGGTTTACATGATCCatcttatttggttttcaatCCTGAGTGGGGCAATGAACAAGtgcaaagcaaaacaaaaagatTCAGTTATCCTTCCCTTTCTGGAATACAGAGGCCTGAAAGTGAAGAAGACATTGCCTTCATGACG GTTCTTGAACTGGGGGAACTCATTAAGACAAAACAAATTACCTCTGAGGAGCTTACTCGAATTTTTCTTCATAGATTAAAGAG GTATAATCATGTTCTTGAAGCTGTGGTCACTTACACTGAAGAATTGGCATACAAGCAGGCAAAAGAGGCTGATGAAATGCTTGCTCGAGGAATATATTTAG GTCCCCTTCATGGGATTCCATATGGATTGAAGGATATAATTTCGGTACCCCAGTACAAGACTACTTGGGGTTCAAAAACTTTCAAAGATCAAGTTCTTGACATTGAAGCTTCAGTTTTCAAGAA GTTGAAGTCTGCTGGGGCTGTTCTTGTTGCAAAGCTTGCCACTGGATCACTGGCATATGGTGGCATCTGGTTTGGAGGTAGGACAAGGAACCCATGGAATATTGAGGAATACCCTATTGGTTCATCCGCTGCAGCTGCTGCTTCCACCTCAGCAG GCATGGTTCCTTTTGCGATTGGCTCGGAAACATGTGGCTCCATAACCTTCCCTGCTGCTTCTTGTGGTGTGACTGCATTACGCCCAACTTTCGGTGCTGTTGGTCGAACCGGTGTAATGAGCATATCAGAAAGCTTG gATAAGATTGGACCATTCTGTCGAAGTGCAGTAGATTGCACAATTATTTTGGATGCCATTCTAGGAAAGGATCCAGATGATCCCTCCTCAAAGGACATTTCCCTTGATGATCCTTTCTCAGTAGACATCACAAATCTTACTGTTGGGTATCTGGATGATGCTGAGATGGAG GTTGTTCATATCCTTGAATCAAAGGGTGTTAAAATGGTTCCTTTCAAATTGAATTACACTGTCAACCATGTTCAAGGAATCCTCAATTTTGCAATGGACGTTGATATGTTGGCTCACTTTGATGAGTGGCAGCGATCTGGGGAGGATGACTTTTATGAGGCTCAAGACCTATGGCCTGTTGAACTACGCCGTGCACGCATGATTCCTGCAGTAGACTATGTTCAG GCACAAAGAGCACGAGGAAAATTAATTCGGGAAATTAGAGAAAGTTTTACTGTCGATGCTTTCATTGGCAATGCAACTGATTGGGAGAAAGTCTGCATAGGCAATCTTGTTGGTATGCCTCTTGTTATTGTCCCAACGGGTTTTACCAAAATATCTAACCCACCTCCTGATGGTAGTCGACGAAGGAGCACCATCACCACCGGCATTTATGCTCCTCCAAACCATGATCACATT GCTCTCGCACTAGCCATGGCTTATCAGTCAGTCACCGAGCACCATAGACAACGTCCACCTATCGATGATCTTGGGCCAAATGACTTATATAGTTGA
- the LOC117932040 gene encoding uncharacterized protein LOC117932040, translating to MQENEFLREFVKRFGQVVIQVEAYSMDAVLQIFKRSICPGTPFFESLAKKPPTTMDDLFRHASKYSMLEDDARAATQQILVARQASRSGVERSAKLSDRPRPSGRRQKEQSCPELPPLTPLSISYENLLPMIQDMSDFRWPGPLRTDPSKRDHSKKCAYHKEHGHTTETCRSLHYLVEKLIRAGHLKQYLHSDARGRDASRNHNSGTPRVPTALKAIINYINGGPLDEEYDSKRKRQRLLRAASVCERVNSIGPGIIGEGPHPINGTIIFPPVDPTRILQPHRDALILSLEMGDFDVRRILIDPGSSTDLVQASVISHMGHNLIGLENPGRILFGFNGATTTFLGDIVLPVQAGPITLNVQFSVVQDLSPFNVILGRPWLHYMKAIPSTYHQMVSFLTEDGQIDLYGSQLAARQCYQIAREARISQEDKPLPESTNALD from the coding sequence atgcaggAGAACGAGTTTTTAAGGGAATTTGTGAAGCGGTTTGGTCAGGTCGTGATACAAGTAGAGGCTTACAGCATGGATGCTGTCCTGCAGATCTTCAAGCGAAGCATCTGTCCAGGCACCCCATTCTTCGAATCACTGGCTAAGAAGCCTCCTACGACGATGGACGACTTGTTCCGGCATGCAAGCAAATACTCAATGCTCGAAGATGATGCGCGAGCAGCCACCCAACAAATCTTGGTTGCCAGACAGGCATCCAGAAGTGGTGTAGAAAGAAGTGCCAAACTTTCGGACCGGCCAAGGCCGTCCGGTCGAAGGCAGAAAGAACAAAGCTGCCCGGAACTGCCGCCCCTCACACCCCTTTCCATATCCTATGAGAATCTTCTCCCTATGATCCAAGACATGTCTGACTTCAGGTGGCCCGGACCCCTCAGAACAGACCCATCCAAAAGGGATCATAGTAAAAAATGTGCCTACCATAAGGAGCATGGTCACACAACGGAGACGTGCAGGAGCCTCCATTATTTGGTTGAAAAGCTGATAAGGGCGGGACATTTGAAGCAATACCTCCACTCAGATGCCAGAGGTAGAGACGCTTCCCGAAATCACAACTCTGGAACCCCTAGGGTTCCAACCGCCCTAAAAGCCATTATAAACTATATCAATGGAGGCCCATTGGATGAGGAATATGACTCAAAACGGAAGAGACAGAGGCTGTTGAGGGCAGCATCGGTGTGTGAGCGCGTAAACTCCATAGGACCTGGGATAATTGGGGAGGGCCCTCACCCCATAAATGGGACAATCATTTTCCCACCAGTAGACCCCACACGGATATTGCAGCCGCACCGCGACGCCCTTATCCTATCCCTGGAGATGGGAGACTTCGATGTGAGACGCATCCTGATTGACCCAGGTAGCTCGACCGATCTTGTACAAGCATCGGTAATTAGCCACATGGGACACAATTTAATAGGTCTCGAAAACCCTGGGCGAATTTTGTTTGGATTCAACGGAGCGACAACTACTTTCTTGGGAGATATTGTACTGCCAGTCCAAGCTGGCCCAATCACTCTCAATGTACAATTTTCGGTGGTACAAGatttatcacccttcaatgTCATCTTGGGGCGCCCATGGCTGCACTACATGAAAGCCATCCCCTCTACGTATCATCAAATGGTAAGCTTTCTTACCGAGGATGGGCAAATCGACCTATATGGCAGCCAGTTAGCCGCTCGCCAATGCTACCAGATAGCACGAGAAGCAAGGATCAGTCAGGAGGATAAACCCCTTCCTGAGTCCACCAATGCACTTGATTAA